GCTAGATCATCAGCTAAACACAACTGTGAAAATCCATCCGATGATATCAATTACCCATCATTTATTGCTCTCTATGTCCCAAATGGGGACTACGCTTGGTTGGAGCAGAAATTCAAGAGGACAGTCACAAATGTTGGACCTGGTGCAGCTATTTACAAAGTAAAAGTGAAAGCACCAATAAACTCGACAATTTCCATCTCTCCACAGACCTTGGTGTTTGAGAAAAAACATCAGAAGCAGGACTACACTCTTACCATACGCTACAGAGGCATTGAGTTTGACCAAGCACAATCTGGTTCAGTCACTTGGGTGGAAAAGAACGGTCATCACACCGTAAGAAGTCCTATAGTAGTAGCACCAGCGCTTGATGTCCCAAATGAAAATGATTGATGCCCCAAACTGAAATGCTGCAGTTGATAATACTGTTGCATTTGTAAGTTTGTAACTCTCCTCAAGAGGGTTCTGTTAAAGTAGCTGGAAAGTATTCTGGCAAAGCATGTGTATGTTTGAAGTACTTGTTGAATCATGTTATTTTCGTGTGTTACCAATTAATCAAAGACTTTGTTGAATAGATGTCTGATTGGCAATAGGGGTCATTAATCAATAGCAACATTCACACAATAGGACTGTTATACTTAGATGTAATGTGGAAGCTAACGTTAAACAATAAAAACCTTGTacaaaaagtaaatgaaataacaaaaagaatatatcaaaCGAGATAATAATTCGACGTGGTTTGCTCAAGTACGAGGAATTcactaatataaaaaaagagtACAAAAATAGTACATATACTCCACTAGAACTGAGTATATAGATATACAGAAAAAGAGAGTCTATGTGTGTACAAGTAGAAAGTATGTACCTTCCAAATCCCAATCAATTACAACAAGGTAGAGTCATTTTTTAATATGTGACACACTAATCAATCACAATATGGTAGGGTCATATTTTGATATGTGACATACCAATCAATCACAATATGGTAGGgtcatttaaagaaaaaatacaacCTTTTACTTGCAAAAGATTCTtaattttatgtgaaaaaattgGCCAGTGCATGCATTAAAGCAACAAGAATATAATATTTGTCTATTTACTGTTTGTTACTTAATCATTAGTATTTTGATTGATATATATTCCAATCTTAATTGAACACTTAAAAATATGGTTTAACATTCTTCCTGTGTAGTGTGAACACAGTAAGCACACAACTTAGACTAGCAAAAGTCTCCACAGGTCCACTGACCAACTAGTCTTAGAAAATGACAGCTTACCAACAAGTTTACTTCACAAAATCAGCCAACTATGACTGTTTCTTAAGGTGTATATTTAAAGGAGGCTGTGTTATAGAAGGAATAACACAGTGTAGAGAAAAAAACTATGTTAAGAGTACCTAAACTTCTGTTTTCTTGGTTTCTTTTTAGCACTTCTTTATTATTAGGAACCTCAGCAGAGAGGTCTACTTACATTGTCCATTTGGACAAGTCTTTTATGCCTAAAATCTTTGCTACTCACCAAAACTGGCATTCTTCCATTATTGATACCATCAAGATTGAAGCTCCCACTACACAAAATGACTACCATCCACTTCCAAAGCTTCTTTATTCTTATGACAATGTCATCCATGGATTCAGTGCTGTTTTGTCTAAAGATGAGCTTAAATCGCTCGAGAAATCGGCAGGTTTCCTTTCAGCTTATAAAGATAGGAGTGTTGAATCTCACACAACTCATACCTCAGAGTTTCTTAAGCTCAATCCTGCATCTGGACTATGGCCAGCTTCTGGTTTTGGTCAAGATGTTATCATCGGTGTACTCGACTCTGGTGTCTGGCCAGAATCTGCTAGTTTTAGTGATGATGGATTACCTGAAATTCCAAAAAGGTGGAAGGGAATTTGCAAGGCAGGAACAGATTTTGATTCTTCATTGTGTAACAGGAAGATCATAGGGGCTAATTATTTCAACAAAGGGATTTTGGCTGATAATCCTACTGTGAATATTTCAATGAATTCTGCAAGGGATACTAGAGGTCATGGAACACATGTTGCCTCCATTGCTGCTGGTAATTTTGCTAAAGGCGCTTCATATTTTGGATATGGTACTGGAACAGCAAGAGGTATGGCACCACGAGCTAGGATAGCTGTATATAAGTTTAGCTTTGAGGAAGGAACCTTCACTTCTGATTTAATTGCTGCAATGGATCAAGCTGTTGCAGATGGTGTTGACATACTAACTATTTCTTATGGATGGGTTAGGATTCCAGTGTATCAAGATTCAATTGCGATAGCTTCTTTTGGTGCCATGATGAAAGGTGTCTTAGTTTCTGCTTCAGCTGGAAATAGTGGCCCTGAAATGGGAACTATAAATAATGGTGTCCCTTGGATTTTTACTGTGGCGTCATGCAGTACTGATCGATCATTCTATGGGACTTTAACTCTGGGGAATGGCGTAAATATTACTGGATTTAGCTTGTTTCCAGTGAAAACCATAATCAAGAATTTACCAGTGGTTTACAACGAAAGTATATCACCTTGTGATTCATCTGATGTATTAGCCCAAGTCCCTAATGCTGGACGTAGCATTATGATTTGTGATAGTAATGCAGTAGAAGTAGAGGACCAAATGGCGGCTATCTCAGAGTCAAAATTTGGAGGAGCCATCTATATTTCTGATGATCCAGATGTATTGTCAtccaatttttttccaaatccTGGAGTTGTGATTAGCACCAAGGAAGGGAAACAAGTGATTGACTATGCAACCAAAAATGCTGAACCAAAAGTCAGCATCAGTTTCCAGGGAACACGTATTGGTGTAAAGCCTGCTCCAGTTGTTTCTGCATTTTCGTCGAGAGGCCCCTCTCTAAGCTATCTGCAAGTAGCAAAGCCAGATATTATGGCACCAGGAGAGTTAATTCTATCAGCCTGGCCATCAAATAATTCAGATACAGTTATTGGTGTCAATACATTTTTGGGTAGTGATTACCGTCTTGTATCAGGTAC
The sequence above is a segment of the Solanum lycopersicum chromosome 10, SLM_r2.1 genome. Coding sequences within it:
- the LOC101252733 gene encoding subtilisin-like protease SBT3 — protein: MLRVPKLLFSWFLFSTSLLLGTSAERSTYIVHLDKSFMPKIFATHQNWHSSIIDTIKIEAPTTQNDYHPLPKLLYSYDNVIHGFSAVLSKDELKSLEKSAGFLSAYKDRSVESHTTHTSEFLKLNPASGLWPASGFGQDVIIGVLDSGVWPESASFSDDGLPEIPKRWKGICKAGTDFDSSLCNRKIIGANYFNKGILADNPTVNISMNSARDTRGHGTHVASIAAGNFAKGASYFGYGTGTARGMAPRARIAVYKFSFEEGTFTSDLIAAMDQAVADGVDILTISYGWVRIPVYQDSIAIASFGAMMKGVLVSASAGNSGPEMGTINNGVPWIFTVASCSTDRSFYGTLTLGNGVNITGFSLFPVKTIIKNLPVVYNESISPCDSSDVLAQVPNAGRSIMICDSNAVEVEDQMAAISESKFGGAIYISDDPDVLSSNFFPNPGVVISTKEGKQVIDYATKNAEPKVSISFQGTRIGVKPAPVVSAFSSRGPSLSYLQVAKPDIMAPGELILSAWPSNNSDTVIGVNTFLGSDYRLVSGTSMAAPHIAGIAAMLKGAHPDWSPSAIRSAMMTTANHLDNTKNPIKTEDNNSDTTSLAMGAGLVDPNRAVDPGLIYDATPQDYVNLLCSMNFTSDQFKTIARSSAKHNCSNPSDDINYPSFIALFNPIGNYTWLEKKFRRTVTNVGASAAKYVAKVIAPKNSTISISPQTLVFEKKNQKQDYTLTIRYKGIADDQAQSGSITWVEENGHHTVRSPIVVAPALDAWT